Within the Ferrimicrobium sp. genome, the region TGCCTCCGTCTTTTCCTTGCGGATGGATTTGAGTGCATCAGTGGTGCCAACTGGATGGGCAACAATGGAGATCGACTTTCGAACCCCTGGAGAGAAGACCAACGCATGGAGGAATGATGGAGGTACATCGATTCGTGGCCAGTCACTGATCCAGAGGACCGTTGAGAAGCCTGAATCAGAACGAAAACGATCCCAGTGCTCGGAGATCGCAACCGGTCCGGCGGTGGCAAGCTTTGAACCGGGTTGGCCTGGCACGATGTTCTCCATAGGGTCATAGGCAGAGCGGACAATGGCCGCCAGTTCGGCGGCCGCCAACCAATGCTGGACTCTCAGTCCCGAGGTTCGTAGGCTGTGTTCAATCGCGGCCATGTCCGCCGAGAGCACTGCTGCTGCACCGCGCATCCCTCGACCAGCCGAGGCGATGGCCTTGGAGGCTGCCTTCATGTCAAGGGCAATGGTAATCGTGGATCGATGCGTTGAAGAACCTACTGAGGTCTGATCGAGCAATGACTGATAGGCCTCATCGGTCCAACTACCGTCATGGAGGCCCTGATGCTCATACCAGCCCGCGACGCCAACGCCTGGGTCAGGTACCGTCGACTCCAATACCTGCAAAGCAGCACAGGTACCGGACTCAGCTAATTCTTGTCGTCGCGAGTAACGCACCGTGGTGTCTTCGCCGGACCTCGGCTGACCAATCCTTGTGATCAGTCTGCGGGAACCGCTGAATGGACGATGGACCCGCTACTTCTTGTGGAGGGTATCCTTCACCTTGTCGATGCCCTCCTCGACCTTCTCCTCGACCTTGCCGACCTTCTCCTTGACCTCACCGGCCTGGCGATCTGCTGTGCCCTCTGACTTCAGGTCCTCGTTCCCGGTCAGGTCGCCGACGGCTTCTTTCGCCTTGCCCTTCATCTGATCTTTCTTTCCAGCCATGTACTTTGTCTCCTTCAACGTCGGCACGCGTGCCGAACTCCTGGCGCCCTGATTGCGAGCCTACCGTGGATCCCACAGCAACCTTTCACCTCCCCTGCCGCCTCAAACAGCATCCTGACCTCGTGATTCGTAAAGTCGTCTCGGACGGTCTCAAATGTCAGGCGTGCCGGATGTGGATCGTGAACAACCCCAAGCCGGGCTCGAGGCACTGCGCGCCGAGAACACACAACAAGCCAGCAAGATCGAACGCCTTTCTCGCAAGATCACCGAGCTGAAACAGCGGTTGAACCAGGGGTCGGAGAACTCGTCGCTCCCGCCGTCGACCGACTCGCTAAAGCGGCAAGCCGAAGGGACCAAGACCTGAGCGGATCGTCGGGCTGAGGCCAACGCGAAGCGCAAGGGCGATGTCGAACGCCGCCGTGGCAAGCAACCCGGTGCACCAGGGAAGAACCTCAAGCTGCGTGCGGTCTCCGATAAGATCGCCATGCACGAGCCAATCCACCCGTAGCTCGTGCGGGGCGGACGAGGAGGGGATGGAGCGACGCCAGGTGTTTGACACCCGGACCCGACCCTCTTATCCATGGAGCACCGGTCGGTCAAGCTACGTTGTCCGTGCAGGAAACTCAATGCGGGCACGTCCCCGAAAGAGTCGACCACGCCTGCGAGCTACGGACCAAACGTACGCGTCACCATGCTCTACCTCCTCTTCGACAAGCACCTCTCGGTGGAACCAGCTGCAGACATAATGTCGACCATCCTCGGTGCGAAGGCGTCCACCGGGTTCGTCGCCCCTCTAGCGAACGAGGCAGCCAGCGGACTTACCTGGTTCATCGACGTGATCCGGCGCCGTCCTACGCCCAACCTCGTCGCCCACGCCAATGAGACCTCTGCCCAGGTGCCGATCGCGAAATGGTGGTTCCACGCCGTCTCGAACAGCCTCCAGGCCCACCTCTTCGCCAGTCCTACCCGGCTCACGTCTGCCCCCGACGAAGCAGGCGTGCTGCCCGAGTTCGCTGGGGTGATGGTGCAGGACCGTCCTGCCATGTATTTCAAGTACGACAAGGCGCACTATGCGATCTCTTTGGCGCACGTTTTTCGTGAATTAGAGCCGGTCGGCATTGGGTGGAACCAGGGGTCGGCCAACGACACGGCGGTCATGTTGCGCGAGATCGACAACTCCGCGCACGATGCCCGGAGTACCGGCACGACTGCTCGTTTCGCTTCTGACATCACCCACAGGATCGAGCGCAGAGTATTCGACCGTCAAAAGCGCTCGTCCCAGGGCCGATTCGGTGAGGGCACCGATGAGTGATCGACGGCGCTGACGAGTCACAGCTATTCACTCGGCATCGCTCATGGAGCTTGGTCGCAGACCCTGATCGAGGGGGTTGAGTCTGACGGGCAAAGCAACTACCCTCGCATGCTCGGTCACTCACTGTGATGGCACGAGCCGCCTCCAGCGCTCTACGACCGTGAAACCAAGACGTTCATAGACGCCTTAAACCTCAGGGCTTGCGGTGAGCACCCCGCAGCGAGCGCTCCCAGTGAATCCGTGCGTAAGGGCGCGCAGAGTCACCGCCGATCCGTAGCCATTTTCACGCGCCTCAGCAACTGTTCCTACCGCAAAGATGGCGACAGCGTCGGCGGCTACTACCGACATCGCACAGCTCACAAGCACCCCGTCTACCTTGCCAAGGTGCCACTGGATCTCGTCACACTCAAGGTGTGCAGGGTCCAGAAGCTTTGTTGCGTTTGCGGGCGGCGTGCCGAAAACAGCACCGAGTACCTCGGTAATCGCGAGATCGTCATGCGCGCGGCGCATGCTCAAAGTGAGACCAGGTAATTCTTGACCTTGAACTTCATCAGTGACTAGCGACGTCGCCATCAAGAGTATCTCATCCTCCGCGAAGAGCCCCATATCACTTAACGCCTCATCGACTTCGTCGGGAACGCTTGGCCGGAGCCGTGCGGCCCAGGACACTCCGCTGGCAGCGAGTCGTACTGCAAGTGCGCTTGCATCCTCGGGGTAGCGGTCCCATCGAGACCACATATCCTGTTGTGGGGGCGCCCCGGGACTGTGGTCATTAGGCCGACCAAACCCTGCCGTGCATCGCGCCAGGCACCAACTCGGCCCTGTGATATGGCTTCACACGCCACGAGCATCCCGGTCGCCGCCTCATCTGCATTGGGTGCCCGGTTCCAAATGGGACTGAGGCTAGCCCAACCTTTGCATTCCCCAATCCAAAGTTCCCACTCCAGAATTACCCCACCCTGAGTGAGCGACCTCTGTGCATGCCTACCGTAGGCAGGCACTCTGGAATATGTCCTGACAGAACGCTTCGGGGGAGTGCTCCAGGGACA harbors:
- a CDS encoding transposase, which translates into the protein MEHRSVKLRCPCRKLNAGTSPKESTTPASYGPNVRVTMLYLLFDKHLSVEPAADIMSTILGAKASTGFVAPLANEAASGLTWFIDVIRRRPTPNLVAHANETSAQVPIAKWWFHAVSNSLQAHLFASPTRLTSAPDEAGVLPEFAGVMVQDRPAMYFKYDKAHYAISLAHVFRELEPVGIGWNQGSANDTAVMLREIDNSAHDARSTGTTARFASDITHRIERRVFDRQKRSSQGRFGEGTDE
- a CDS encoding CsbD family protein, whose product is MAGKKDQMKGKAKEAVGDLTGNEDLKSEGTADRQAGEVKEKVGKVEEKVEEGIDKVKDTLHKK
- a CDS encoding SCO6880 family protein, with translation MRYSRRQELAESGTCAALQVLESTVPDPGVGVAGWYEHQGLHDGSWTDEAYQSLLDQTSVGSSTHRSTITIALDMKAASKAIASAGRGMRGAAAVLSADMAAIEHSLRTSGLRVQHWLAAAELAAIVRSAYDPMENIVPGQPGSKLATAGPVAISEHWDRFRSDSGFSTVLWISDWPRIDVPPSFLHALVFSPGVRKSISIVAHPVGTTDALKSIRKEKTEA
- a CDS encoding DUF6444 domain-containing protein, which produces MSGVPDVDREQPQAGLEALRAENTQQASKIERLSRKITELKQRLNQGSENSSLPPSTDSLKRQAEGTKT